Proteins from a genomic interval of Bacteroidota bacterium:
- a CDS encoding M3 family metallopeptidase, giving the protein MKRNILVLATVVSSLMSCSEDGTEKKEKMAVTPFDGIYETPFQTPTFNTITIDSYMPAFKEGMKEQNEEIAAIVNNSEAATFENTIAALDYSGKKLDKVSSVFYNLTSAETNEEMNKLAAELSPMLSKHSDDISLNEDLFKRVKSVYENKDELNLNSDQQRLLEKTYNDFVRNGANLQGEAKERMREINKELSGLTLKFGENILAETNKFKLFIEDKNDLSGLPESVIQGAAGAAKAEGKEGQWLFTIHKPSLIPFLMYADNRDLREKMFKAYITKGDHGDELDNKDNLTKIANLRIEKANLLGFDTWANYVLDINMAKTPENVNKLLDELMTAALPKAKYEASELQKIIDKEGGKFELEAWDWWYYAEKLKKEKYAFDEEELRPYFKLENVRDGAFAVANKLYGITFEQRNDIQTYHKDVTVWEVKEADGTHIGIFYLDYFPRAGKRGGAWMNSYRKQSVDAEGKLITPIITNVCNFTKPTADKPSLLSVDEVETLFHEFGHGLHGLLSKGVYPSLTGTAVARDFVELPSQIMENWALDSEVLKMYAKHYETGEVIPDELITKLENAGKFNQGFATVEYLSAALLDMDWHTLKDANTKTANEFEDASMAKMNMVSEIVVRYRSTYFNHIFSGGYSSGYYAYVWAEILDADAFEAFKENGIFDKETAAKFRTNILEKGGSEDGMELYKKFRGQDPSTEALKKRKGL; this is encoded by the coding sequence ATGAAGAGAAATATATTGGTACTGGCTACTGTGGTTTCATCGTTGATGTCATGTAGTGAAGACGGTACAGAAAAGAAAGAAAAAATGGCGGTAACCCCTTTTGATGGTATTTATGAAACTCCGTTTCAAACACCAACTTTCAATACTATAACTATAGATAGTTATATGCCTGCTTTTAAAGAAGGTATGAAAGAGCAAAATGAAGAAATTGCAGCAATTGTTAACAACAGTGAAGCAGCAACTTTCGAAAATACTATTGCTGCATTAGATTATAGTGGAAAGAAACTGGACAAAGTTTCAAGTGTATTCTACAATCTTACATCTGCTGAGACTAATGAAGAAATGAATAAGCTGGCGGCAGAACTGTCTCCTATGTTGTCTAAACACAGCGATGACATTTCGCTAAATGAAGATTTGTTTAAAAGAGTTAAATCAGTTTATGAAAATAAGGATGAATTGAATTTGAACTCTGATCAGCAACGTCTTCTTGAAAAAACATATAATGATTTTGTTCGTAATGGAGCTAACCTTCAGGGAGAAGCTAAAGAGAGAATGCGCGAAATTAATAAGGAACTTTCAGGATTAACATTGAAGTTTGGAGAGAATATTTTGGCTGAGACAAATAAGTTTAAGTTATTTATTGAAGATAAGAATGATTTATCAGGACTTCCTGAATCTGTGATACAAGGAGCTGCAGGTGCGGCAAAAGCGGAGGGGAAAGAAGGACAGTGGTTGTTTACAATTCACAAGCCGAGTTTGATCCCATTCCTGATGTATGCTGATAACCGCGATTTACGCGAAAAGATGTTTAAGGCATATATCACTAAAGGAGACCATGGAGATGAATTAGATAATAAAGATAACCTTACAAAGATTGCAAATCTTAGAATAGAGAAAGCAAACTTACTAGGTTTCGATACCTGGGCAAATTATGTTTTAGATATTAACATGGCTAAAACACCTGAAAATGTTAACAAGTTATTAGATGAACTTATGACTGCTGCTTTGCCAAAAGCTAAGTATGAAGCTTCGGAATTGCAGAAGATTATAGATAAAGAAGGCGGGAAATTTGAGTTGGAAGCATGGGACTGGTGGTACTATGCAGAGAAGTTGAAGAAAGAAAAATATGCTTTCGATGAGGAAGAATTACGTCCTTACTTCAAGCTGGAAAATGTTAGAGACGGGGCATTCGCTGTTGCAAACAAATTATACGGTATCACTTTCGAGCAGCGAAACGATATTCAAACTTATCATAAGGATGTTACTGTTTGGGAAGTTAAAGAAGCCGACGGAACACATATAGGTATATTCTACCTTGATTATTTTCCAAGAGCCGGAAAGCGTGGAGGTGCATGGATGAACTCTTATAGAAAACAATCGGTTGATGCTGAAGGTAAATTAATTACTCCGATTATTACAAACGTGTGTAATTTTACAAAACCTACTGCCGATAAGCCTTCACTATTGAGTGTTGATGAAGTAGAAACTTTATTCCACGAGTTTGGTCACGGACTACACGGATTATTGTCAAAAGGTGTTTATCCAAGTCTTACAGGAACTGCTGTAGCAAGAGATTTTGTTGAGCTTCCATCACAAATAATGGAAAACTGGGCTTTAGATTCTGAAGTTTTGAAAATGTATGCAAAACATTACGAAACAGGTGAAGTTATTCCTGATGAGTTAATTACCAAGTTGGAAAATGCCGGTAAATTCAACCAGGGCTTTGCAACTGTTGAGTATTTATCTGCTGCATTACTGGACATGGACTGGCATACTCTAAAAGATGCTAATACAAAAACTGCAAATGAGTTTGAAGACGCTTCAATGGCTAAAATGAATATGGTCTCAGAGATAGTTGTTCGTTACCGAAGCACTTATTTTAACCATATTTTTAGCGGAGGGTATTCTTCGGGATATTACGCTTATGTATGGGCAGAAATTCTGGATGCTGATGCATTTGAGGCTTTCAAGGAAAATGGAATTTTCGATAAAGAAACAGCCGCTAAATTCAGAACAAATATTCTTGAGAAAGGTGGTTCGGAAGACGGTATGGAACTTTACAAAAAGTTTAGAGGTCAGGATCCTTCTACTGAGGCTTTGAAGAAAAGAAAAGGGCTTTAA
- a CDS encoding S41 family peptidase: MKYQVSLYVFFVTGVLLFSSCEKVLMEKELSADAVNNFNTLAKTIDDKYSYHILKNINWDSIVKANRSKISNEMNIFEEFMVYDEMLYALKDGHVNLYSGFDISRNWEWYLNSPSNFNWDIIERNYLGDNYLISGGLRHTILVDNDKKYSYVYYGSFSSGMSYIDLVKSIAIQSKSKGIIIDVRNNGGGYLSHAEDFAAHFTDKKKVGYLEYYKAGPEHDDFSGSIANYIEPKGESWDGPVVVLTNRKCYSATSFFVTMMKEHPNVTVLGDDTGGGAGLPVDYTLPNGWYLRFSSTRCTNADGEDFELGVSADEYLDLNENDILNGMDTIIERAKDIIDAN, translated from the coding sequence ATGAAATACCAAGTGTCACTTTATGTTTTTTTTGTTACCGGAGTTTTGCTCTTTTCTTCTTGCGAAAAGGTATTAATGGAGAAAGAGTTATCTGCAGATGCTGTAAATAACTTCAATACACTGGCTAAAACAATAGATGATAAATACTCATACCACATTCTTAAAAATATAAACTGGGATTCTATAGTAAAAGCCAATAGGTCAAAGATTTCCAACGAAATGAATATTTTTGAGGAATTCATGGTATATGATGAGATGTTATATGCCCTAAAAGACGGTCACGTTAATTTGTATTCCGGATTTGACATAAGCAGAAACTGGGAATGGTATCTCAACAGCCCTTCAAATTTTAACTGGGATATAATTGAAAGAAACTATCTAGGCGACAACTATCTTATTTCAGGAGGGTTAAGACATACAATACTTGTTGATAATGATAAAAAATATTCCTATGTATACTATGGAAGTTTCAGCTCAGGAATGTCGTATATCGACCTCGTTAAAAGCATAGCCATTCAAAGTAAGTCGAAGGGAATAATAATTGACGTTCGCAATAATGGTGGTGGATACCTCAGTCATGCCGAAGACTTTGCAGCACACTTTACAGATAAGAAAAAAGTCGGATACCTCGAATACTATAAGGCAGGACCTGAGCACGACGACTTTTCAGGGTCAATAGCCAATTACATCGAACCAAAGGGTGAAAGTTGGGATGGACCGGTGGTTGTTTTAACAAACCGTAAATGCTATAGTGCAACAAGTTTCTTTGTAACAATGATGAAAGAACATCCTAATGTTACAGTTTTGGGAGATGATACAGGCGGAGGTGCCGGTTTACCGGTTGACTATACTCTGCCAAATGGATGGTATCTGCGGTTTTCATCTACAAGGTGTACTAATGCCGATGGTGAAGACTTTGAATTAGGAGTTAGTGCAGATGAATATTTAGATTTAAATGAAAATGATATCCTGAATGGTATGGATACAATTATAGAAAGAGCCAAAGATATTATTGATGCTAATTAG